The segment ACTCAAGGCCAAACAAGAGCGCCTAGGTATTGAGTTGATTCTCAACCGATGGTGGACCCAGTCGGGCTGCCCAAAAGAGTTCCTTGATAATCGCACCCGTATGCGAAACCGCTGGCAAACGAAGATGGCCAAATTTGAGACAACGCTTAGCGAAGAGCAGCGTGAATCGATGTTGGGTGAATTAGAGAGTTTGCGAAGTAACCTCAGTGACATCATCAAGTGAAAAAAAACTCGGTCATGAAATCGAAGCTTTATAAAGCCGGCTCTATCTTCGTCATCTACTTTGTTTCCAGTTGCTTGATTCACTACCTTCTCCTCCCTGAAAATGAACCCTCCCCGGACTCCTTTCCAAGGACCGGTGACACCGTTGTAAATCCAGTTGCTGGTGAAACCATTCGCTTTACGAAAGACCGCTATACGGGTGAGCCTTCACGGGTAGAAATCGAAGTGGAAATCAAGGCAAGCGGGAGTATTCCCCTGGCTCACGTTCATTCAAATATGAACGAAGTCTTTACGGGTCTTGCTGGCGCTACTCACCTCACGCACCAAGAGAATCGGCACAGCCTAAGCCCGGGTGAGGCGCTCCAGATTCAAGCCGGAGAAGCCCACCTTCCCTTCAATCCTGGCCCCGGCATCGCTCGGGTCAAAGTGTCCATGCAGCCTATCGGCGTTTTCGACTTGTGCTTGGTCAACATCCATCAATTTCTCGCAACGCCGCTTTCCGAACACTCATGGCTCCACACCCAGTTACAGCTGGCCCGTTTCGCTTCCTTTTGTGATGTATACCGAAGCGACATCCCGGTTTGGATTCAGAAAGTCGGACTCTTTGCCGCAACCCCCACTTTACGTGCCCTTGGTTATAGAGCGTGGGCGGAGTAGGACATCAAAAATGAAACCACTTGCAGGTAAACGTGCGCTGCTTACGGGCGCATCTCGAGGAATCGGTGTTCACATAGCACAAGCCTTGGCTCAAGCCGGAGCTGACCTTGTTTTAACAGCCCGAAACGCTGAAGACTTGCACCGCGTGGCAGATACTCTAAACGCGTCAGGGCGAAGTGTAGAAGTTATCGCTGCCGATATGAGCGACCGTTCATCTCTCAAAGAGCTTGTTCAAAAAATTCAAGCAACCGACAAACCCATCGACCTACTCGTCAACAACGCTGGGATTTATGGATATGACATCTTCGGTGATGGTGATTTTAACGACATTGAAAAAATGATTCATGTGAATCTCACAGGATTGATGTACCTCACGCATGCGCTCATTCCGGCGATGAAATCCCGAGGACATGGTCATATCGTCAATATGAGTTCCCTAGCCGGTCTCTCTGGCTCAGCTTACTCAGAATCTTACTGCGCCACGAAACACGCAGTGGTCGGCTTTACGCGGGCCCTAAGAGCCTCTCTCAAACAGCAAGGGACCAAGGTTAGCGCTTCAGTCATTTGCCCGGGCATGGTCGCTGAAACAGGCATATTCGAGAAATTATCGGAAGAAGAAGGTGTTCAAGCACCTGCCCTCATGGGAAAATCTAATCCACGACGTGTGGCCGATGCAGTGGTCCGCAGCATTGTTAAAGACTTGCCTGAAGTCATCGTCAATCCAAGTCCCATCCGACCCGCCATTGCTCTAAGCGCCCTCTTTCCCGCCTTTATGGAATGGCTGACGTTGAAGCTGGGAATTCACAATTTCTTGCCACTCGACAAGTGATTTTCATTCACACACTTGAGTGACTATTCAAGGGTCCTCTACTAAGGCCCCGCAAGCTGGCCGTCCATCCAAGCGGCACGGTCCCGGATCCAGCTCTTCATGTAATCTACTTCTTTACGGAAGGTATCGCGCTCTTCCCAACCTGGCGCATTCGGCCAAATATAATCACCCAAAATATTCCATTTTTCGAAGTTTCGGGTACCGGCTGCTCCCAAATGAGTCACTGTCTCCTCAATATCGCTCATCAACTTATCGTCATTGAGCACGCTTCCGCGCAGTTCTTGCCAACGAGCAGCATAACGCGTTCCAAACGCTGGATCTTCAAAGAGCCGAGTGTACCAGTGGTATCCATTTGGATTGTCCGCCGGAAATTCCGGATTCTCATAATGCCAACCATCCACGAGATTCCCCTCAAAATAATCGGGGTTTCCCAGCGCACCGTTGTAATCCCAAATCGGTCCCATTTTCAGAAGGCCATTCCGGTCTTTGTGCATGAAAGTACTCAACACATACCCATCAATGTTTCGGCCAAACTCTACCAACAAGTGGTGGTCTATAAATGAATCAACATCAATGTACCTCGCGTATCCCTGTGTCGCGTCTGTGAAGCCCTCTCCGGCCAACGCTGCCTCGAATGAGTCGATATAACGCTCTAAATAATTTCGCTGCTCCACATTGATATTCTCGGCACTTGGATAAATGAACTGTAACTCATCGTCGTAACGCTGAGTACGTATTCCAATGTCTTCAGAAAAGTTCCAGCCTCGCTCCAACATATATCCACCTGAAATATTCGGCTCAGTTGTATCGCTGGACGAGAGTGAAGACACATTGACTCTTCCTGAGCCCTTTTTCACTTTTTCCATAAGCACGTAAACCCCAGCGTAATCGCTGACCCCCACACGCTCACTGTCTTTGTTCAAATACAGCTCTACAAATCTTGTCCGCGAAGCATACCGTCCCATTTCGCGACTCCACTGATACATCAAATGGTTTCTCATCAAGGTTTTATCGGAGAAAGGCGCGTGTAGAACCCAGTCGGAATCACTAGGCAGGCCAAGAAGGGATACTTTCGCATCCTTGTCCTCCTCATCCCAAGTCTCCAGGCTGTATTGTTTCTTCTCATAACCCGCTGTGCTGTTACCTCGAATATGTATTCCAGTTCGGCCAATAAAGGTTGGCTTATCCGCTAACGACACATCCACCGCTCCGCTTGGAAGACCAAAGACAGCTGTGGCAGAAATCGAATATGTTCGCGGGCGCCCTTCGTTATCAATTCCATCATTCTCAAATGAATCCACAACAATCATGGGTAGATGCGAACGAACATTTCTTAGGTCGTTGTCGGCCCGTATAAACATAAAGCTCCGAAGAATATGATTCGAACCATCGGCTGCCACTCTCATGACCCTCACCTGGGTAGACTGATTCAAGCTGATTGCCGTATCCCCAACCAAAGTTGAAGAAGCACTCGGCACGGTTCCATCCAATGTATAGTAGAGCTTCCCTTCTCCAGTGATGGATAGTTCAATCGGCTCGAAGAATAGACCTGGCTGATGAGACATCACGATACCTGTACCTGCACCGAGCACCACTGAACTGCTTAGATTCTCTGCACCCGGTGTTGGGGTCGCCAAATAGAAATAGCCGGGCTCTGTATGGGTACCATACGAGATATCGGAACGTTGCTCTCCAAACCCTTCAGCGAATTCGCTTTGAGCAAGCAGCCGGTCGTCCGGCCCATAGAGACCCAGATACTCTCCGTCTGAATTAAGTTTAAAATTGGTATGCAAGGAGCTGTCTCGGCGGTCTTTGCCAGATGCATAGATCACTACAAAAGCCCCAGGTGCGATATTTACTCTAGGTAAGACCCATTTGTCAGGCTTAGTGCGGTCGTCGGAAAGTGACCACCCTTCTAGAGACAAGGTTGACGCACCGATATTCTTGAGTTCAATCCAATCGGAGAATTCTCCATCCTCATCCACTGATCCCGACCCATTGGCAGCAAGGATTTCGTTGATGACCACACTCCCAGATTCATCGGTTCCACCTGCATCGGTGTCATCTGCGCCGGAACAACTCATCACAACCAACCCGCTGAGAGTATAGAAACCAAGAACAAGTAGCCGGGCGTGATGCATCATCTCTCCAGTGAAAACAGCGGGTTAAACTTAACTACTGGGTTAGATACTTAAGGGCCCAGAATTGTAACATTTATTTTGGACCAGATTTTAACCAATCTAGGACCCATAAAACGGGTCCTCTCCGAAGCGCCTCGATGCTCATGATGTCATGGAAGAATCACACACAATTCAAATACTGACACCTATCTCTTGTTCGAGTTGCTCTGAGCAGTTAAGACCGTTTAGGTAAGTCGGTACTTTGATGCGCAAAATCGATACAAGGGCTTAATAATAATCACGTTTAAAGGGCTAGGTCAGATGCCAAAACTAAAATTCAACGCCTATTGCTTAGCTCTCACTCTTTTACTCGCACCCTGCACAGGTTATTCCCATCACGAAGCTATTGTGGGGCCTCACGCTCCTGCCTTCTTTAGCAACAAAGGGTTTGCAGGATTTCAAGTATTCAATATTGCCGCGGGCTCAGGCGATGACGTTTCTCATGAACAAATCGGATTGATTTCAGCTGGTATCCCCTTGGGCCATGATGGCCATTTCTCGCTGGCCGTGATGCAACCGGTGTCCCACACCGACAAAGTGAATGCAGAAGACACCGTTCTAACACTGCGCTACCAACGAAAATTTGAACACCTTCAAGAGGAATGGGGCGGCGACGCCAACTTCTTCACTTTAGTATTCGGGGCCGAAGTTCCTACCGGCAATGCCGACGGTCAAACACCATTTAAAGGTCCCTTAGATACACTCCTGGCTGGGTTTGTAAGCGTAGAAAAAGGTGACTGGTCTGCCATTGCTTATGCTTATCGGCGATTTAATGGATATACCCGAGATGGCACAAAATCTGGTGATCTCTTTTATGCAGGAACTGGTATTGGTTATAGCGCCTGGGAAGAGCACTCAAGTCATCAATCGGTCAGCTTACAAGCCGGGATTTCGTTTGAGCATAAAGGCAAAACAACACTCCACAATCTGGATACTAACCTAGGCATGGATTTACCTGGTTCTGATGGCTGGTCCCTGGTGGCGCATCCCACCATTGCTTACAGCATGTCCCATCACTGGGATATGTTCCTTACCTTTGGTTTTCCATTGGTTCAGGATTATCAAGATGAAGCCGAAGCACTCAACTGGAGAGCCGGACTGGGATTTATCTACACATTCGGTGATGACCACCACGCGCAGAACGCACCCACCATTCATGGCCACGGGCACGACTCACATCATTAAAAGCTTGGGATTTTAGCTTAGAGCACTGAGCCTTCTCGAAAATAAAACTGGTTATTGCCAATCCACTTGGCAACGCAGCCGCGGCCGGTGCGCATAACATCTGCCCCACCCAACAAGATAACGCCGCCCACCGCCAAAGAAGACTTCAGCATTTCCTGCATTTTACGCTTCTCGGCGTCTCGCATGTAAATCAATACATTACGGCATAAAACGATGTCGCATCCTGAGATCAGGGAGCGCTCAGTGGCCAGATTAAATTGCTCATAACGAACAAGCTTTTTGACGGATTCACTGATCCTAAAATGTTCAATTGTTTCACCAAAAGCATCGGCCGTTTCCTTCTCCTTTGTGAAGAACCTCCAAGCCAATGGAGGCATTTCACGAAATGAAGCGACAGGCTTGGTAACGTAGACCCCTGCTCGAGCAAGAGCGAGCGCCTTCTCTGAAATATCGCTACCAACAATTCTAATTTTCCAGTCATGGGTAAAAGTAAATTCACCACGAGATGACTCACGAACTTCCTGAAGCCTCTTGAGGGCGTCGAAAACCATCATGGCCAATGTGAAAGGCTCTTCACCTGTCGAGCAAGCCGCCGACCAAATCGTTAAGCGCCTATCATTCTCCGCAATACGCTTTCTCAAGAGTGGCATTAAAATTTCATCGTAAAGAGACTTTAGCTGCTCGGGATGGCGGTAAAAGTAAGTTTCGTGATTCGTAAGTTCTTCGACCAAAACCATTAAATCGCCGAGGGCCCCCGGGGTACCCACGGCTAAACAGAAACTCGATAGTTTTTGGTCTGACGTGTTGGCAAACAAATTTTCCAATCGATGAACAACCTGGACGCTGTCTCGAAGGCCTGCGAAGTTCCCTAATATTTCGGTTAATCGCTGAATGGAACGTTGACGGCCGCTGCTCTTTTCAGAATGTCGACCCGGTAATGGCATGGCAACACTCTGCTGTGTGACACGCTCCAGGTTCTCTCTGCACTTAGCAAGCACATCCTTTGGCTCTTTACCTCTTGATGGATCGTCAGACATCGACAGCTGTTTCCTTCATAACTCATGACCTTAGAGCTTATATGATATCAAGGAATCCTGTTCTGGGGTCAAATATTTTGCGGACTTAATGAGTCACGAGGATTGTACAGACAGAGGCAGCCGGTCTCCCTAAGGGGGCAAAATAACCACACACCGTGCAGGCTTTTCATGATCCCCTAACCTTGTTTAGGAGACGTAATTTCCAAGAAAATCTTCCATGCCCTCACACTTCTCATCCGGAAAGGCATAACCGGACTTAACAATCTCGCCATCCTCGTAGAGAATAAATATTGGGCGACTGGTTTCACCAGAGCTTAAATACTTTCACCTCATCTGCATACTTCTCGGTAACTGCCGGTACACAACCAAGCTGTTCGAGAGGCAAGCAATAGAGGGTTAAGAAACCGCGTCAACAAAGACCTGAGGAAGTGGTACGGGATTTTTAGAAACATAGTCGAAGCAAACCACACCTATTTCCGCCAGTGCGACCGGACGCCCCTCCACACTGAGACGGTAGTGAAGGCGGAAACTCTTCTCCGTAATACCTTGAACCCCCAGCTCTATTTTCAATTCGTCATGCAACTTACCCTCACCTAAGTAGTTAACCTGTAGCTCGGCGTTTATCGAGCTCACGTTGGGCGCTCCCAATCCTGGCTTTCCCAGGTCGATATGGCGGATAAAACGGGCATAAACCTCATCTAACATCCCTACCAAAGCGTAAGCAGACAAATGGTCGGCGTGATTTAGGTCGGTGGTTCTCACGGCAAGGTTCATCGTAAACTGATAACGATTCAATGGTTCCAAAATGACACGTGGCATGAGCAAACTCCCTCATTTAAGTTAATCACAAGCTCTAACTTCTTTACACCGTTGTGTAATGCCCTGCATCTGGGAAACGATGCAACCCTCTACGTCCGGAGTTTCACCATCGAGCTGATAACTAAAGTTCGTACAAGGCGTCTCGACCTCTGAGCAGCCCGCGTCTGTACATGACTCCACAATGCCGTCCACATCACATACACCAAAATCACAAAACTCACCCGTCATGGTATCACAGCCCGTAGTCTCACCGTGAGCACTTGTGCACCCTGGGCATACCGTCGTTGGTAAAGAAAGCCATGTCGAGGTTACTGTTTCACCATTTGATGACTGGCCCACCAATTGAAACTCAACCTTCAGCTCAGAACCTGGTCTGGAACCAAACTCGCCCCATGGAGCACCTGTCTCGGGCCCAGTTGATATGCCCATCTCCCAGATGGCATTCGTACAACACACCCGGTCTTCTCCAGTCAGCAAGAAAAGGTCTGTGTAAAAATAGCGGCAGCACGCCGCCTCACCCATGGGAGCGTCCGAAAACCAGACGCTGATCGCACTTGATGAATATGACTCACTGTAGATTTTCTGCAGCATCGGCTCGGCAAGAAACTGAACTTGAACCAATGCCGCGGGTAAGCAGCCTTCGCCCGAGCAATTCTCGATTTGAGCATTCACGTTGACCGTCTCTCCGAAAAATCCGGGAGATTCGGTACCATCGCGAAAATATAGGTCGCACTCCGTATGGTCATCTGACGCATCGGTTGCTCTCGACATGTCGGAGTAGCAAACCCGCACGGCTTGTAAGTCCACGAAATCTGAACCAACCAGCCCGGTGGCACCTACCTCTAAATGTACACTCATGGAACTCGCGGCTTTGGGGTCGTACCAACCCTCGACCCACGACTCATTCGTTAAGGAAAACTTACACTCCGAATCCGGCTCGAGCGCTCGCTTCAATTGAATAGCTTGCAGCGGCACGATTGGCTCGGCCGAGCAATTCACAAGAACTAAAAACGTCAACACAAGCGGCAGGTATTTCATTGGAGTATCCTAAACTTTTATCAAACATTATTTAAACCGGGTCGTTTCTGAATAAGATCCGAAAACGAAGCAATGAACTTAAGACTCTCTACAAGCCCCGCACGCCCGGCCAGAACCGCCGGTTCTCATATTGAGACAATCGATCTGTCGTTCCCTCTACCATACTTAAACGACCTCGCCGATTCATTGAGCCTAACTTTGGTCTCGCAAGATGCTTTTTCGGTATTAATTTGACGAACCAAACCACCGCTCTGAGAGCCCAAAGAGCATCGCCTCAACTATTTCTAGCACACCGTATACCTCAAATCGCCCTATTTTTTACAAGACACCGTTGGCCTTGGGCGCTATAGACTACTCAAGATAAACTAAAACCAGGAGTCCACAAATGGGCGGTTCACGCATCAGCGACGAAAAATTTCATCAGCGGTTTCTTATTTTTGTCGGCGTTTCCTACATGGTAGCCGGTGTCCCGCATTTCACCAGCCCCGACTTTTATCTTCCCATGATGCCGCCCTATCTACCGGCCCACTTAGAGCTTATTTACATCAGTGGTTTCTTTGAGATTTTGGGTGGTATTGGCCTTATGATACCCGGCCTGCGCCGGTACG is part of the Deltaproteobacteria bacterium genome and harbors:
- a CDS encoding cupin domain-containing protein, giving the protein MKSKLYKAGSIFVIYFVSSCLIHYLLLPENEPSPDSFPRTGDTVVNPVAGETIRFTKDRYTGEPSRVEIEVEIKASGSIPLAHVHSNMNEVFTGLAGATHLTHQENRHSLSPGEALQIQAGEAHLPFNPGPGIARVKVSMQPIGVFDLCLVNIHQFLATPLSEHSWLHTQLQLARFASFCDVYRSDIPVWIQKVGLFAATPTLRALGYRAWAE
- a CDS encoding SDR family NAD(P)-dependent oxidoreductase is translated as MKPLAGKRALLTGASRGIGVHIAQALAQAGADLVLTARNAEDLHRVADTLNASGRSVEVIAADMSDRSSLKELVQKIQATDKPIDLLVNNAGIYGYDIFGDGDFNDIEKMIHVNLTGLMYLTHALIPAMKSRGHGHIVNMSSLAGLSGSAYSESYCATKHAVVGFTRALRASLKQQGTKVSASVICPGMVAETGIFEKLSEEEGVQAPALMGKSNPRRVADAVVRSIVKDLPEVIVNPSPIRPAIALSALFPAFMEWLTLKLGIHNFLPLDK
- a CDS encoding thioesterase family protein, which produces MPRVILEPLNRYQFTMNLAVRTTDLNHADHLSAYALVGMLDEVYARFIRHIDLGKPGLGAPNVSSINAELQVNYLGEGKLHDELKIELGVQGITEKSFRLHYRLSVEGRPVALAEIGVVCFDYVSKNPVPLPQVFVDAVS